Proteins encoded in a region of the candidate division WOR-3 bacterium genome:
- a CDS encoding TIR domain-containing protein yields MNPDTPRVVRKVPDQPHILIANCFQDLEFARKLTMALRRDRVSPYVDVGEMTPSDSLLRRLASATRPIDCVVPVISMPLLAHNWVGRELPELLKGEVNGRQVRICPVKVDNCSLPPGLRGRFVVDFYTLGWNQAYGAIKAAIQGRAGAERPVQKQPAAGPARSAPVAKDVTPTSPNRKQLYLSFDHENDGYYREVLDTWSKMPGFASFWVNDQPPAVPVDSEAAEPIKQALARRIGAAGGLLCVVGQNSSTSGWMEWEIRKADELGKRLIAVRVNRDFAFPELLSDLGATCAMSFTFEGIRRAIDEAYGGLAQE; encoded by the coding sequence ATGAACCCCGACACTCCCCGGGTTGTCCGCAAAGTGCCGGACCAACCCCACATCCTCATCGCCAACTGCTTTCAGGATCTGGAATTCGCCCGCAAGCTGACGATGGCGTTGCGCCGGGACCGGGTCAGCCCGTACGTCGACGTCGGCGAGATGACGCCGAGCGACTCGCTGTTGCGTAGGCTCGCCAGCGCTACCCGTCCCATCGACTGCGTCGTCCCGGTTATCTCCATGCCCTTGCTCGCGCACAACTGGGTAGGAAGGGAACTGCCCGAGCTGCTCAAGGGAGAGGTCAACGGGAGGCAGGTGCGAATCTGTCCGGTCAAGGTTGACAATTGCTCGCTACCTCCCGGCCTGCGGGGCCGGTTCGTCGTCGACTTCTACACCCTCGGCTGGAACCAGGCCTATGGTGCGATCAAGGCGGCAATCCAGGGCCGGGCCGGGGCCGAGCGGCCCGTGCAGAAGCAGCCGGCAGCAGGTCCGGCCAGGTCAGCGCCCGTGGCTAAGGATGTCACCCCGACCTCGCCGAACCGGAAGCAGCTCTACCTGAGCTTTGACCATGAGAACGACGGTTACTATCGAGAGGTTCTGGATACCTGGTCGAAGATGCCGGGCTTTGCCAGCTTCTGGGTCAATGACCAGCCACCGGCCGTACCGGTGGACAGCGAAGCCGCCGAACCCATCAAACAGGCACTCGCCAGGCGCATCGGTGCGGCCGGCGGACTGCTGTGCGTGGTGGGGCAGAACTCAAGCACGAGCGGCTGGATGGAGTGGGAGATCCGGAAAGCCGACGAGTTGGGCAAACGGCTGATCGCGGTCAGAGTCAATCGGGATTTTGCCTTCCCGGAGTTACTGTCCGATCTGGGCGCGACCTGTGCCATGTCCTTCACCTTTGAGGGGATTCGTCGGGCAATCGACGAGGCCTACGGAGGCCTGGCGCAGGAGTAG
- a CDS encoding DUF4136 domain-containing protein — protein MPGENRSVRGFALGILLLAGCCGYSTRSLLPSHLKAVAVLPAANTTTQPGLAEALTDSLAAAFTADRTLRVTNTEAADLVVSTTVSNYSRTASSYTGDSVQAVSAYEVSVSAQVDVRDQTRNEQFYKGTASARVSYDPNAKTEEQAAAEAIRKLASEIVRQVQITW, from the coding sequence CTGCCCGGTGAGAATCGTAGCGTGCGTGGATTCGCACTAGGCATACTGTTGCTCGCCGGCTGCTGCGGCTATTCGACCCGCTCGCTGCTGCCGTCACACCTCAAAGCCGTGGCGGTACTGCCGGCGGCGAACACAACGACGCAGCCGGGCCTGGCTGAGGCGCTCACCGATTCGCTGGCCGCGGCGTTCACGGCCGACCGGACACTGCGGGTGACGAACACGGAAGCAGCCGACCTGGTCGTGAGCACGACTGTCTCGAACTACAGCCGGACGGCATCTTCCTACACGGGCGACTCGGTGCAGGCCGTGTCCGCGTACGAAGTGAGTGTCAGCGCCCAGGTAGACGTACGGGACCAGACACGAAATGAGCAGTTCTACAAAGGGACCGCCTCGGCCCGGGTCAGCTACGACCCGAATGCGAAGACCGAAGAGCAGGCGGCGGCGGAGGCGATCAGGAAGCTGGCTTCGGAGATCGTGCGCCAGGTGCAGATTACATGGTAG
- the rlmD gene encoding 23S rRNA (uracil(1939)-C(5))-methyltransferase RlmD, with amino-acid sequence MVVELLIDKLVQGGDGLATLDGMKVFVPFSAPQERVRARIVTQKRDYAVAEIEDIIEPSPLRVSAPCPHFGVCGGCQLQHISYQGQLVVKKLYVNEALQRIGQVFVPVRNVTTEAEPWHYRNKTQYPVGTTGKGMAIGFFRRGTHDLLDVPVCVLHPMEFDRLREAIRAIFSAAGETGYDEAGHDGNIRHLVLRQGIGDGGLLAVIVTRTPAFDARAAELIAEEPGVVGVAHSVVPTRTNRIMGSHTKVLAGRAHLYQTVLGKSFQVSAPSFFQVNIRQAEELCRKILKHVAPRGDESVLDLYSGVGMISLLIAPFVQQVTAIEADTTAVEDARVNAQTQDVRNVEFMCDDVSRAIRRVASADVVILDPPRKGCPSEVLRRIAALRPKRIVYVSCNPPTLARDLAALEQSGYTTHEVEPVDMFPQTFHVEVIARLGPLGSADA; translated from the coding sequence ATGGTAGTGGAACTCCTGATTGACAAGCTGGTCCAGGGCGGCGACGGCCTCGCCACGTTGGACGGCATGAAGGTGTTCGTACCTTTCTCTGCCCCGCAGGAGCGCGTGCGCGCCCGCATCGTCACCCAGAAGCGCGACTATGCCGTGGCGGAGATCGAGGATATCATCGAGCCCTCTCCCCTGCGCGTTTCGGCCCCGTGTCCCCATTTCGGAGTCTGCGGGGGCTGCCAGCTTCAGCACATCAGTTATCAGGGCCAGTTGGTCGTCAAGAAACTCTACGTCAACGAGGCGCTGCAGCGCATCGGCCAGGTGTTCGTCCCCGTGCGCAACGTGACCACGGAGGCCGAACCCTGGCACTACCGGAACAAGACCCAGTATCCTGTCGGCACGACCGGCAAAGGCATGGCGATCGGCTTCTTCCGGCGCGGCACGCACGACCTGCTGGACGTGCCGGTGTGTGTGCTTCACCCGATGGAGTTCGACCGCCTGCGCGAGGCCATCCGCGCCATCTTCTCCGCTGCCGGAGAGACCGGGTATGACGAAGCCGGGCACGACGGCAACATCCGGCACCTCGTTCTCCGGCAGGGAATCGGTGACGGCGGTCTGCTGGCCGTGATTGTAACCCGCACGCCCGCGTTCGACGCGCGCGCGGCTGAGCTCATTGCCGAGGAGCCCGGCGTAGTCGGGGTGGCGCACAGCGTTGTGCCGACGCGCACCAACCGAATCATGGGTTCGCACACGAAGGTCCTTGCCGGCCGAGCCCACCTGTATCAGACGGTGCTGGGTAAGTCATTCCAGGTATCGGCTCCCTCGTTCTTCCAGGTGAACATCCGGCAGGCCGAGGAGTTGTGCCGCAAGATCCTCAAGCACGTCGCACCCCGGGGAGATGAATCGGTCCTCGACCTCTACAGCGGGGTAGGCATGATCTCACTGCTCATCGCTCCCTTTGTCCAGCAGGTCACGGCCATCGAAGCCGACACAACTGCGGTGGAAGATGCCCGGGTCAACGCTCAGACTCAGGACGTCCGCAACGTTGAGTTCATGTGCGACGACGTCAGCCGCGCCATCAGGCGAGTCGCATCTGCCGACGTCGTCATCCTCGACCCGCCGCGCAAGGGCTGTCCGAGCGAAGTCCTGCGTCGGATTGCCGCTTTGAGACCGAAGCGCATCGTCTACGTCTCCTGCAACCCTCCCACCCTGGCTCGGGACCTCGCAGCGCTCGAGCAGTCCGGGTACACGACCCACGAAGTTGAGCCGGTTGACATGTTCCCGCAGACCTTCCACGTTGAAGTCATCGCCCGGCTTGGCCCGCTCGGGTCGGCTGACGCGTGA
- a CDS encoding amidohydrolase: protein MKLTGQTIVDARARQRPGTVVFDTRIREIVIERESETATEIRSFDPSTLQPAPAVIVPGLIDSHTHPLETGLQLLFADLRGASSVAEVQQSLRDRHQDALARGMLLGFNLEPDGLKEQRYPSREELDAVVPEVPVFIYRVDGHSAVTNTAGLQLVLAGWPGVRARGMDGDCNGRPTGVLRGEAYERASRLFKHRLAPDTVREALHLAGRQAAAKGVTTIGALVGVEDTSDDEWRALLDGLAACAVGTVPYLQTWNVETPRRFGLKQAGGCLLLDGSFGSRTAALNESYSDAPGNSGVSYVSDEKLLSFLRAAIAAGLQTALHAIGDRAVEQVVRCHEQLAGPDSGNPLRHRVEHAELLNDALIDRIAGLGLVLGVQPAFEDEWGGPDRMYSVRLGERWRITNPYRRLLDSRVLLAGGSDAPITPIDPIAGIRAAVDRGNSLQAVSGEEALAMFTSAASFALGREATCGSIGVGKDADVTVLTSDPRTSGLCQVVATFRTGICIYKNDALADSLRLEA from the coding sequence GTGAAGCTGACCGGTCAGACAATCGTCGATGCCCGGGCCCGGCAAAGGCCGGGAACGGTGGTTTTCGACACCAGGATCAGGGAGATAGTGATTGAGCGGGAAAGTGAGACAGCGACTGAGATTCGTTCCTTTGATCCTTCGACCCTTCAGCCTGCTCCTGCCGTCATCGTACCCGGGCTGATCGACTCGCACACCCATCCGCTTGAGACCGGGCTGCAGCTGCTCTTTGCCGATTTGCGGGGGGCGAGCTCGGTCGCAGAGGTACAGCAAAGCCTGCGCGACCGGCACCAGGATGCGCTGGCGCGCGGCATGCTGCTGGGTTTCAATCTCGAGCCGGACGGGCTGAAGGAGCAGCGCTACCCAAGCAGGGAGGAACTCGACGCAGTGGTCCCCGAAGTGCCGGTCTTCATCTATCGAGTTGACGGCCACTCGGCGGTCACAAACACCGCCGGGCTGCAACTGGTTCTGGCCGGGTGGCCGGGCGTACGAGCCCGGGGCATGGACGGCGACTGCAACGGCCGTCCCACCGGGGTGCTGCGCGGCGAGGCCTATGAGCGGGCATCGCGCCTGTTCAAACACCGGCTGGCCCCGGATACCGTGCGTGAGGCGCTGCACCTCGCCGGCCGACAGGCCGCGGCCAAAGGCGTTACGACCATCGGTGCACTGGTCGGCGTCGAGGATACGAGCGATGACGAATGGCGCGCGCTCCTGGATGGGCTGGCCGCGTGCGCAGTCGGGACTGTTCCCTACCTTCAGACCTGGAATGTGGAGACCCCGCGCCGGTTCGGTCTCAAGCAGGCCGGAGGATGCCTGCTCCTCGACGGGTCATTCGGGTCGCGGACCGCGGCGCTGAACGAGTCCTATTCCGACGCTCCCGGTAACAGCGGCGTCAGCTACGTGAGTGACGAGAAGCTGCTTTCGTTCCTGCGCGCGGCCATCGCTGCGGGCCTCCAGACCGCTCTGCATGCAATCGGCGATCGGGCAGTGGAACAAGTCGTGCGCTGCCACGAGCAACTCGCCGGACCGGATTCCGGCAATCCACTACGGCACCGGGTCGAACATGCCGAGCTTCTCAACGACGCCTTGATTGACCGGATAGCAGGGCTCGGACTGGTACTCGGTGTCCAGCCCGCTTTTGAGGACGAATGGGGCGGGCCGGACCGCATGTACTCGGTTCGGCTCGGCGAACGCTGGCGCATCACCAATCCCTATCGCCGTCTGCTCGACTCCCGGGTGCTTCTGGCGGGTGGCTCTGACGCCCCGATCACGCCGATAGACCCGATCGCCGGCATCCGGGCCGCCGTTGACCGCGGCAACTCCCTGCAGGCCGTCTCGGGCGAAGAGGCTCTGGCTATGTTTACGTCGGCAGCCTCCTTCGCCCTGGGCCGAGAGGCGACCTGCGGCAGCATTGGGGTCGGCAAAGATGCAGACGTCACGGTGCTTACCTCGGATCCGCGAACTTCCGGACTCTGCCAGGTGGTGGCGACTTTCCGTACCGGTATCTGCATCTACAAGAACGACGCCCTGGCCGACAGTTTGAGACTTGAGGCCTGA
- the polX gene encoding DNA polymerase/3'-5' exonuclease PolX has translation MKNQELARRFDRFADALELKGETGFRVLAYRRAARALADLSADIELLDAQGKLKEVPGIGAGIAKKIHEYLTSGRIQKYDEVVSSLPPGLFEMLGIQGVGPKTVRQLYDKLGVQTPAELRQAIESGRFAELPGMGEKKGANILRGIQTGEMTGERMLLEEAFELADSVISHMKLHPDVRQLAYGGSLRRGSETIGDIDILATGRNPDRIVRHFTAHPRVKQMLGAGETKASTRFESRSGTRQVDLRVVVDTEYGAALQYFTGSKDHNVALRALAQKRGLKLSEYGLFRGEKRVAGRTEQEVYAALGLPYIEPELREDRGELEAAAGDSLPTLVSRGDIKADLHIHTSASDGSADFETMVEACRELGYTHAALTEHSTSAGYAGGLSADELLRHCDRVDRYNSGSRAFRVLKSSEVDIKPNGAMDYPDTVLERLDLVIASIHQGFKKDTTQRVCTALANPLVHLMAHPTGRIIGRREGYDIDIEQVIECAAKHRKILEINAFYGRLDLNDIWARRAMQAGVKLAINTDAHAPGDLEWMRYGVTTGRRAWLTRNDVVNCLSYPRLLKLLGGIRAGRAD, from the coding sequence TTGAAGAACCAGGAGCTTGCCCGCCGGTTCGACCGCTTCGCCGATGCGCTGGAGCTGAAGGGCGAGACCGGCTTCCGCGTCCTGGCCTACCGCCGGGCGGCCCGGGCTCTCGCCGACCTCAGCGCCGACATCGAGTTGCTCGACGCTCAAGGAAAGCTCAAGGAAGTGCCTGGCATCGGGGCAGGCATCGCGAAGAAGATCCACGAATACCTCACATCCGGTCGGATACAGAAGTATGACGAGGTGGTCTCGAGCCTCCCACCAGGTTTGTTCGAGATGCTGGGGATCCAGGGAGTGGGTCCGAAGACCGTGAGGCAGTTGTATGACAAGCTCGGAGTTCAGACTCCGGCCGAGCTCAGACAGGCAATCGAGAGTGGCCGTTTTGCCGAGCTTCCGGGAATGGGAGAAAAGAAGGGCGCGAACATACTGCGCGGCATCCAGACCGGCGAGATGACCGGCGAGCGGATGTTGCTCGAGGAGGCGTTCGAGCTGGCTGACTCCGTCATCTCCCACATGAAGCTGCACCCGGACGTCCGCCAGCTCGCCTATGGCGGCTCGCTCCGCCGCGGCAGCGAGACGATCGGCGACATCGACATCCTGGCGACGGGCCGAAACCCGGACCGGATCGTCCGGCACTTCACCGCTCATCCCCGAGTCAAGCAGATGCTCGGAGCCGGAGAGACCAAAGCCTCAACCCGGTTCGAGAGCCGATCCGGGACCAGACAGGTCGACCTGCGGGTTGTGGTAGACACTGAATACGGCGCTGCCCTGCAGTACTTCACGGGTTCAAAGGACCACAACGTCGCGCTCCGAGCCCTGGCCCAGAAGAGGGGATTGAAGCTGTCAGAGTACGGCCTGTTCCGGGGCGAGAAACGGGTGGCGGGTCGGACCGAACAGGAGGTCTATGCGGCCCTCGGCCTCCCCTACATCGAGCCCGAGCTACGCGAGGACCGCGGCGAACTCGAGGCTGCAGCAGGAGACTCGCTGCCCACGCTTGTCTCGCGCGGAGATATCAAGGCTGACCTCCACATTCACACCTCTGCATCGGATGGTTCGGCGGACTTCGAGACGATGGTCGAAGCCTGCAGAGAGCTGGGCTACACCCACGCTGCCCTGACCGAACATTCGACTTCAGCCGGGTATGCAGGCGGACTCAGCGCAGACGAGCTACTGCGCCACTGCGACCGTGTCGACCGATACAACTCCGGGTCACGTGCCTTCAGGGTCCTCAAGTCTTCCGAGGTGGACATCAAGCCCAACGGTGCAATGGACTACCCGGACACGGTGCTGGAGCGGCTGGACCTGGTCATCGCCTCAATTCACCAGGGCTTCAAGAAGGATACCACGCAGCGAGTGTGCACGGCTCTCGCCAATCCGCTCGTCCACCTGATGGCTCACCCTACCGGCAGGATCATCGGCCGGCGAGAAGGCTACGATATCGATATCGAGCAAGTGATAGAGTGTGCGGCAAAGCACCGCAAAATACTGGAAATCAACGCGTTCTATGGCCGCCTCGACCTCAATGACATCTGGGCGCGCCGGGCGATGCAGGCCGGCGTGAAGCTGGCCATCAACACCGACGCGCACGCGCCTGGCGACCTGGAGTGGATGCGATACGGAGTCACGACAGGGCGCCGAGCCTGGCTGACCCGGAATGACGTAGTCAATTGTCTGAGCTACCCCAGGCTGCTGAAGCTGCTGGGTGGGATCCGAGCCGGCAGAGCCGACTAG
- a CDS encoding YjgP/YjgQ family permease: MALPDERCGILKVVDRHLVKELVKFAVIAVTSVVVIYLLIDLFEELSYFTGRKTGLDLILLYYFYSLPSAISLLYPVSMVLAVFMVYGQLTRNRELHALESSGVPILRLFVPAVGLGLASVVLYLAANELITIPFNARLTDLRRQRIERRQSSQVQRRQNLYFVGDEGRIFYIREISSDGVMKNFSVSELGPDRRVRRRFDVREAVWRERAWHARGVDVRTFDALGNERLEQSDSLELDMIPETPLDFASTSRPVEETSTRALRNYIGRMKRAGENVARQEVEYYYRFSYSLIGLVVVLLGLPLAVRLRRGGVMFGLGLGLLLSFLYWGAIQTSRAFGTSHVISTALSAWLPNIVFGTIALFLVLNVDR, from the coding sequence ATCGCTCTTCCGGATGAGAGGTGCGGAATCTTGAAGGTAGTTGACCGACACCTGGTCAAGGAACTGGTGAAGTTCGCAGTCATCGCCGTCACGAGCGTTGTTGTCATCTACCTGCTGATTGACCTTTTTGAGGAACTCAGCTACTTCACCGGCCGGAAGACGGGGCTGGACCTGATCCTGCTCTACTACTTCTACAGCCTGCCTTCTGCCATCAGCCTGCTCTACCCGGTAAGCATGGTGCTCGCGGTCTTCATGGTCTACGGGCAGCTGACGCGCAACCGGGAGCTGCATGCGCTGGAGAGTTCGGGCGTTCCGATCCTGCGGCTGTTCGTGCCGGCCGTCGGTCTGGGCCTGGCATCGGTCGTCCTCTACCTGGCGGCCAACGAGTTGATCACGATCCCGTTCAACGCCCGGCTCACCGACCTGCGACGCCAGAGGATCGAGAGACGCCAGTCCAGCCAGGTACAGAGGCGACAGAACCTGTACTTCGTCGGCGACGAGGGGCGGATCTTCTACATCCGCGAGATCTCATCCGACGGAGTGATGAAGAACTTCAGCGTCAGCGAGCTCGGCCCGGACCGGAGAGTCAGACGTCGTTTCGACGTACGGGAAGCCGTGTGGCGCGAACGGGCATGGCACGCGCGAGGCGTCGATGTGCGCACTTTTGACGCGCTCGGCAACGAGCGGCTGGAGCAAAGCGACAGCCTCGAACTCGACATGATCCCCGAAACTCCACTCGACTTCGCCAGCACCTCGCGACCGGTCGAGGAGACATCGACGCGCGCCCTGCGGAACTACATCGGCCGCATGAAGCGGGCCGGCGAGAACGTGGCGCGGCAGGAAGTCGAGTACTACTACCGGTTTTCATACTCGCTTATCGGACTCGTGGTGGTGCTGCTTGGTTTGCCTTTGGCGGTACGACTGAGACGCGGCGGGGTGATGTTCGGACTCGGCCTGGGACTCTTGCTCTCGTTTCTGTACTGGGGTGCAATTCAGACCAGCCGGGCGTTCGGTACGTCGCACGTCATCAGCACGGCCTTGTCCGCCTGGCTGCCAAACATCGTGTTCGGGACAATTGCCCTTTTCCTGGTGCTCAATGTGGACAGATAG
- a CDS encoding YjgP/YjgQ family permease, translating into MPGAWRGHGFDFGSARRYHQPVKLLQRYALRQFVPPFFLAILILTFVLLMDRLFLLADMLVRKGVAVTVVSEVALLSLPFVVSICAPLGSLIAGVISFGRMAQDNEVRVIRAAGIRTIRLFTPIMFACLLLLAAMIGFNGFVVPEAQHRVRNLLTDVARKRPAMRIREGQFMDDFAGYMIYIGAIDERRSTVRNVTIFATGARKGTPGFVTAPLGDISYTADDAYMIMTLFDGEMHELVDTSTYRRVLFKKHVINVAMDDDLVRRDREYRSNEEMLLPQLAATMKQLGTEALDLKEKTGEAERKAGAGEPDKLKYDEMKSRFRYKNLEMARYQVELQKRLSLAFSAFFFVLFGAPVGLLLRRGGVGTGFIIGLIFFAVFYVLLLAGENLAESGRLSPFVGMWLPNLILVLPVTELFLRAFYEKSLFRMRGAES; encoded by the coding sequence ATACCCGGAGCTTGGCGCGGGCACGGCTTTGACTTCGGGTCGGCACGGCGCTATCATCAGCCGGTGAAGCTACTCCAGCGCTACGCGCTGAGGCAGTTCGTTCCGCCGTTCTTCCTCGCCATCCTCATTCTGACATTCGTACTGCTGATGGATCGCCTCTTCCTGCTGGCCGACATGCTGGTGCGCAAGGGCGTCGCCGTCACAGTGGTGTCCGAGGTCGCGCTGCTCTCCCTGCCATTCGTGGTGTCGATCTGTGCGCCGCTGGGCAGCCTGATCGCCGGGGTCATATCGTTCGGAAGAATGGCACAGGACAACGAAGTCCGCGTGATCAGGGCCGCCGGTATCCGGACGATCCGCTTGTTCACGCCGATCATGTTCGCCTGCCTGCTGCTGCTGGCCGCGATGATTGGCTTCAATGGCTTTGTCGTACCGGAGGCCCAGCACCGGGTGAGAAACCTGCTCACTGATGTGGCGCGAAAGCGTCCGGCGATGAGGATTCGCGAGGGTCAGTTCATGGACGATTTCGCCGGCTACATGATCTACATCGGAGCGATTGATGAACGTCGCTCTACGGTCAGAAACGTGACCATCTTCGCAACCGGAGCCCGCAAGGGCACGCCCGGCTTCGTCACGGCGCCGCTCGGCGACATATCGTACACAGCCGACGATGCCTACATGATCATGACCCTGTTTGACGGAGAGATGCACGAGTTGGTGGACACCAGCACCTATCGGCGGGTTCTGTTCAAGAAACACGTCATCAATGTCGCCATGGACGATGACCTTGTCCGGCGGGATCGCGAGTACCGCAGCAACGAAGAGATGCTCTTGCCGCAGCTTGCGGCCACGATGAAGCAGCTCGGCACGGAAGCTCTGGACCTGAAGGAGAAGACGGGCGAGGCCGAACGCAAGGCCGGTGCCGGCGAGCCGGACAAGCTGAAGTACGACGAGATGAAGTCCCGCTTCAGGTACAAAAACCTGGAGATGGCGCGCTACCAGGTAGAGCTGCAGAAGCGACTCTCGCTGGCTTTCTCGGCATTCTTCTTCGTGCTCTTCGGAGCACCCGTCGGATTGCTGCTCCGACGCGGGGGGGTTGGTACCGGCTTCATCATCGGGCTCATCTTCTTCGCGGTCTTCTACGTCCTGCTTCTCGCCGGCGAGAACCTTGCCGAATCGGGCAGGCTGTCACCTTTCGTGGGGATGTGGCTGCCGAACCTCATCCTCGTGCTGCCGGTCACCGAGTTGTTTCTGCGCGCCTTCTATGAGAAATCGCTCTTCCGGATGAGAGGTGCGGAATCTTGA
- the rplT gene encoding 50S ribosomal protein L20, whose translation MPRVKNGPYTKQRRKKWLNDAKGYWGGRSRLYQTARQAVIHAGTSAYKERRRKKRTFRSLAVIRLGAALKPLELSYSKFIHSLNLAGITMDRFVLSEMAIHQPEDFAGIVTMAKEALAVEAATRAAAKVEA comes from the coding sequence ATGCCGAGAGTGAAGAACGGCCCGTATACCAAGCAACGCCGCAAGAAGTGGCTGAACGACGCCAAAGGCTACTGGGGCGGAAGGTCTCGACTGTACCAGACCGCACGTCAGGCAGTCATCCACGCCGGCACGTCCGCGTACAAGGAGCGCCGGCGCAAGAAGCGTACTTTCCGCTCGCTGGCCGTCATCCGCCTGGGCGCAGCCTTGAAGCCGCTGGAGTTGAGCTATTCGAAGTTCATACACTCCCTCAACCTTGCCGGGATCACCATGGACCGGTTCGTCCTGTCCGAGATGGCGATCCATCAACCCGAAGACTTCGCCGGAATCGTGACCATGGCGAAGGAGGCGCTCGCCGTCGAGGCAGCCACCAGGGCCGCGGCCAAGGTCGAGGCCTAG
- a CDS encoding 50S ribosomal protein L35, whose amino-acid sequence MKQKTKSLSSLKKRIKRTAGGKFIHGGCGRNHNNGSKSKRRKRGLRVPAVCEGRLGERMSQLVPYK is encoded by the coding sequence ATGAAGCAGAAAACCAAGTCCCTCAGTTCTTTGAAGAAACGCATAAAGCGCACCGCCGGCGGCAAGTTCATCCACGGCGGCTGCGGCAGGAATCACAACAACGGGTCCAAGAGCAAGCGGAGAAAGCGCGGCCTGCGCGTCCCGGCCGTGTGCGAAGGCCGCCTGGGCGAGCGGATGAGCCAGCTTGTTCCCTACAAGTAA
- a CDS encoding translation initiation factor IF-3: MSARLPSSQHSHKSRRRTTYPGRVPRDGFKDRPRVNEQIRVPYVKVIGSDKKLIGILPTRDAVGLARRQGLDLVVLVPTEEPPVCGIVDFGKYLYEQKVRLRESKKKQHATEVREMRMKMKIGPGDYEVKMKKMREFLADKDRIRITLFVRGREIVHADLGMKLMSKLSADLADVARVESPPRLLTEGRKSIQMMLVPK, from the coding sequence ATCTCGGCGCGGTTACCGTCGAGTCAGCACTCGCACAAATCAAGGAGGAGAACAACGTACCCGGGTAGAGTCCCACGTGACGGTTTCAAAGACAGGCCAAGAGTAAACGAACAGATACGCGTACCGTATGTCAAGGTCATCGGCTCCGACAAGAAGCTCATCGGCATCCTGCCGACCCGCGATGCCGTCGGGCTGGCGCGGCGGCAGGGCCTCGACCTCGTCGTGCTCGTGCCGACCGAGGAGCCACCGGTTTGCGGCATCGTCGATTTCGGCAAGTATCTGTACGAACAGAAGGTCCGCCTGCGCGAGTCCAAGAAGAAGCAACACGCGACCGAGGTCAGGGAAATGCGCATGAAGATGAAGATCGGGCCAGGCGACTACGAAGTGAAGATGAAGAAGATGCGCGAGTTCCTCGCCGACAAGGACCGCATCCGGATCACGCTGTTCGTGCGCGGCCGCGAAATCGTCCACGCCGACCTGGGTATGAAACTGATGAGCAAGCTCAGCGCGGACCTCGCCGACGTCGCTCGCGTTGAGTCGCCTCCCCGACTGCTGACCGAAGGAAGGAAATCAATCCAGATGATGCTGGTGCCGAAATGA